Proteins encoded in a region of the Verrucomicrobiota bacterium genome:
- a CDS encoding 50S ribosomal protein L3 translates to MIGLLGKKLGQTQVYDAAGNVIPVTVILAGPNRVLQCKTVETDGYSAVQLGFDDQKEHRTAKPLNGHFQKFKTTPVKRIREFRNFSLSVKPGDVIGPGIFAQGDFVDAIGVTKGRGFEGVVKRHHFRGGDSTHGAKGWHRRSGAIGQRLFPGTVRRGMRMPGHMGHARRTVQNLQVVQVRESENILLIKGAVPGAKGDYVVIRESKKLPKKAAAPAK, encoded by the coding sequence ATTCCGGTCACGGTCATTCTGGCCGGGCCAAACCGCGTCCTGCAGTGCAAAACCGTGGAGACGGATGGCTACAGCGCGGTTCAACTGGGATTCGACGATCAGAAGGAACATCGCACTGCCAAGCCGCTCAACGGCCATTTTCAAAAGTTCAAAACCACTCCCGTCAAGCGCATCCGCGAGTTCCGGAATTTTTCTCTGAGCGTGAAGCCCGGCGACGTGATTGGCCCCGGCATTTTCGCGCAGGGCGACTTCGTCGATGCGATAGGCGTGACCAAAGGCCGCGGGTTTGAAGGCGTGGTCAAGCGCCATCATTTTCGCGGCGGTGATTCCACACACGGCGCGAAGGGCTGGCATCGGCGTTCGGGCGCGATTGGGCAACGCTTGTTTCCCGGAACCGTTCGCCGCGGGATGCGCATGCCGGGACACATGGGCCACGCGCGCCGCACTGTCCAGAACCTCCAGGTCGTCCAGGTGCGCGAAAGCGAGAACATTCTCTTGATCAAAGGCGCCGTTCCTGGAGCAAAAGGCGACTACGTGGTCATTCGAGAATCCAAGAAACTGCCCAAGAAGGCCGCGGCGCCTGCAAAGTAA
- a CDS encoding 50S ribosomal protein L23 produces MNTFEVIKTVRVTEKGSLQSEKFNHYTVVADRRANKVQIRRAVEELFKVKVLDVRTMNVSGKLRRQRTMQAGKAPDWKKAILTLKKGDKITLT; encoded by the coding sequence ATGAATACTTTTGAGGTTATCAAAACGGTGCGCGTCACCGAGAAGGGTTCGCTCCAGAGCGAGAAATTCAACCACTACACGGTGGTGGCGGACCGGCGCGCCAACAAGGTCCAGATTCGGCGGGCGGTTGAAGAGCTTTTCAAAGTGAAGGTCCTCGACGTGCGCACGATGAATGTCTCCGGCAAACTCCGGCGGCAGCGCACGATGCAGGCAGGCAAAGCGCCGGACTGGAAGAAAGCCATTCTGACTCTGAAGAAGGGAGACAAGATCACCCTGACGTAA
- the rplD gene encoding 50S ribosomal protein L4 codes for MKLAVKDTQGNPQGELEVKFPVIQDGKGTQAVHDVVVAYLAAQRSGTACTKTMGEVAGSGKKPWRQKGTGRARAGSFASPLWRGGGVVFGPKPRDWRVKVTKATRRLAFQKALSERLKAGDVVILSDLKLNSPKTKEFLGVRSALQLEGTTLIVAPEADRNLLLASRNVPDVEVTTSEDLNTYQVLRFAKLVFTRDAFEKVEQRLQKDQQA; via the coding sequence ATGAAACTCGCTGTCAAAGATACACAAGGCAATCCGCAGGGTGAGTTGGAAGTGAAGTTTCCTGTCATCCAGGATGGCAAAGGAACCCAGGCGGTCCACGACGTGGTTGTGGCTTATCTGGCGGCGCAACGAAGCGGCACGGCCTGCACGAAGACCATGGGCGAGGTCGCTGGATCCGGCAAGAAGCCGTGGCGTCAGAAGGGCACCGGGCGCGCACGGGCCGGCTCATTCGCATCGCCTCTCTGGCGTGGCGGCGGAGTGGTCTTCGGCCCCAAGCCGCGGGATTGGCGCGTCAAAGTGACCAAAGCGACGCGGCGCCTCGCCTTTCAGAAGGCGCTGAGCGAGCGGCTGAAGGCCGGCGATGTCGTCATCCTGAGCGACCTCAAATTGAATTCACCGAAGACCAAAGAATTCCTGGGCGTGCGGTCTGCGCTTCAGTTGGAAGGAACGACATTGATCGTGGCTCCGGAGGCAGATCGGAATCTGTTGCTGGCCTCGCGCAATGTGCCGGATGTCGAGGTGACCACGAGCGAGGATTTGAACACCTACCAGGTTCTGCGGTTCGCCAAATTGGTGTTCACGCGGGACGCTTTTGAAAAGGTGGAACAGCGTCTTCAGAAGGACCAGCAGGCATGA